The DNA region CGTCTTTAGTGGATAGCCTGCGGTGACCACCTCGGTAAGTTCAGCCAGCACCGCCCCTGGTGGCGTCGTGCGGGTCTGTTGGAGTTTTCCCACAAACATCTTGCGCTTGTGTTCGTCAAGATCGTTGCCGAGGTGAATGTCCGCTGCGACCCATACCTCTTCGTAGGGCTCGCCGTTACGCCGCACTTCATGTTTCTGGGCTGTGTGGCCAATGAGTGAGACCTGGTCGGCAGCTTTCTGGACAGTGATTTCCAGTGTGGGGAGGAGCGGATCGAATGGATCAGCACGGCTGAACGTTCGTAGGCGCTGGCTCTGCTCAAGCGGCATCACGTGCAACATTTTTTCGGCCTTCTGCTGACTGTCCTGTAACTGCTGAGCGAGTGTCGCGAAGTATTCATCAAGTGATCCTTCCCAGTATCGTTTACGGATATGGTTCACCAGAATGATGCGTTGCAGATCGAGATGGGCGATCAGGGTCCACACATTCGTGGCGTACTTGAGGCGATTTTGGGAGATTGCCGTCACGAGTTGTGCTGGACGATTGGCCGAGGCCGGAGTTTGCTCAGATGTTGTGGTTGCCAGGAAATACCATCCGGCGGTGGCGGGTGCAGGAGAAAAACACTGGAGGAGAAGCCCTCCAATGAGAAGTCTTCCTAAAAATGATCTTGTGCTTCTTTTCATCGTTCGAACTGTACGCCACTGACCAGAGAGAGGCAATTGTGTTGGGCCTTGTATCTGCAGACAAAATGGCGCACTACAGAGGGCATGCAAACACGTTGTGGTTGGGTAACAAGCGATCCGTTGTACCTCTCGTATCACGATACGGAGTGGGGCGTTCCTGAAGATGATGATCGGAAGTTGTTTGAGCTGTTGATTCTCGAAGGTGCACAAGCCGGGCTCAGTTGGATAACGGTTTTGAAGAAACGCGAACACTATCGCCGTGCCTTCGCGAAATTCGATGCCAAGAAGATCAGTACCTTTACTGATCGTGATATTGCAGAACTCCTGGCTAATGAAGGGATTATCCGTAATCGTCTCAAGATTGCAGCGACCATTCAGAATGCGCGTGCCTTTCTTGCGCTGCAGAAAGAGCACGGCAGGTTTGCCGATTACCTGTGGCAGTTCGTTGGCGGAACACCCAAGGTCAACGCATGGAAAACACTCAAAGAGGTGCCGGCGAAAACAGTAGAGTCCGATGCCATGAGCAAAGAGTTGACGAAGCGAGGATTCAAGTTCGTTGGCTCAACTATTTGTTATGCGTTCATGCAAGCAACCGGAATGGTGAACGATCACATCGTGGATTGTTTTCGCTATAAGGAAGTGAAACGGCAGGCAAAGGAATCAAGAGAAAAAGGAGTGAAGAGTTAAGAATGAAGAGTGCAGAGTGGCGAGAGGAAAGCGAGATGATCATTATACGTGGTTCGTTTATTGTTAACTCTTAACTCTTCATTGCTGGTTGCCATGCTTGCCACCACTCGTTCCACCCTTGCTCGCTTCCGTCGTCTGACGCCATTCGTTTACCCATTTGTTACGCGCCTGCTCTTTGTTTTTGCACTTTCGCTTGTCGGCACGGTGCTAGGGCTTCTGTGGCCTCTGTTCACCAAGATTTTGATTGACGATGTGTTGCTGGCAAAGAATCTCCGCTTGTTGTGGGTGCTGAGTGGGGTGATGATATGCGTTACGGCGATTGGCTACGTTGTTGGTGCGGTCAACCGATACTACTACACGCAAGTCACTGCACGGATTCTTTTCTCTCTGCGGGAGTATGTTTTCGCGCATTTGCAGTCGCTGTCGCTCGCGTTTCATAGTCGTGTGAAAGTTGGCGATGTCCTGGCGCGCCTGAACACCGATATCGCGGAAGTTCAGTCGGTGTTGACTGATGCGGCCTTTGCGTTCGTGACCAATATCCTGGTGTTGATTGCCACTGTGGGGTTTCTGCTCTGGCTCGATTGGCGCCTCTTTCTGGTGAGTGTGTTGGTAGTCCCGTTGCAGTTCTATGGTGTTGCGAAAGTACGCACGCCGATGGTGGAGGAAACCCGCAAGGTGCGAGAACTCAACGCGTCGATCGGAGCCTTTCTAGTCGAAGCGCTCTCTGCTATAAAATTTATTAAATTGTTTACAGCAGAGGCGACCCAACAACGCCGACTTGCGGCCCTTGGCGAACAATTTGTTCCCACCGTCACTCGGTTCGAAATGCTGTCGTATCTTGGCAGTACCGTGTCGACCGCGACGACATTTCTGGGTGCAGCACTGACGACTTTGTACGGTGGATATCTCGTGATTCAAGGGCAGATAACCGTCGGGACACTGATTGCGTTCTCCTCGTATCAAGCGCGTGCATTCAGTCCGCTGCAGGCGCTCATGGATTTGTATCTCCGTATTGAACGGGCCGGGGTGTCATTGGACCGGCTCTTTGAATTTCTTGATATCGGCAAAGAGCAAGTCGAGGGTGTCGGGCGAGGAATCCAACCGGCGAGTTGTCATGGAGAGATTGAGTTCCGCAATGTCGCGTTTTTCCATGACCCCCGGACGCCGCTGTTACAGGATGTGAGTTTCTCAGTTGCAACGGGTGAGCAGGTCACGATTCTCGGGCCCAGTGGGGCAGGAAAGACGACGATTGTTGATCTGCTGGTTCGACTCTACGAACCAGCGAAGGGCACGATTACTCTTGATGGTGTGAATCTTTCTGAACTAGACCAAACGTGGCTCCGCAATCGCATTGTTGCGGTGAGCCACGATCCCTTTCTTTTCCATACGTCGATAAGAGAGAACCTCCGTTACGCCAAGTCCTCGGCCACCGATGCCGAACTCATTGCTGCGGCAAGACGTGTTGGTCTCGATACATTTGTTGCGGCGCTCCCGCAAGGATATGACACAGTGGTCGGGGAACGGGGGACACGTTTGTCAGCTGGCCAAAAGCAACGCATTGCCTTGGCCCGAGCACTCTTGAAAGAGCCACACATCCTGGTGTTGGATGAAGCACTTTCTGGGCTTGACACCGCCAGTGAGTCTGAGATTCGCGAGGCATTGCAAGCAGTAATGAAAGGAAAGACCACGCTGACGGTGACGCATCGCCTGTCCTCTGTGCGTGACGATGATCGAGTGCTGGTGCTTGACCGTGGCTACGTGGCTTGGGATGGACGCTATGGGGATTTGCGCACGTCGACAAGTACCGCACGGTTCCGATTAGATACGTGGGAAAGTGAAGCACAGAATGTTCGTGGAAACATGAGCTAGGAAGTTCTTCAAGAAACCAGAGAGGCCGCCCGTGTGGCGCCCAGGGTGTATAATGACGGTCTGTCTGGGTCGTTCAGAGGCGAGCCTAGTGTGATCCTTTGCTGCGATAGCGTCTCATGAGCCTTGAGAGAATAATCAGGCCAGTGCCGAGAGTCACTAATGTCGTTGGCTCTGGAATAGAAGCCTGGGGCGGTGACGTGTCGGTGACGAAAAACGTCCCAGGGAAGCGGTCAGTTCCAGAATACATATTGGGAAACATGCGGCCTGGAACTGTATAAAAGCGAAACGGATCGTTACCCAGCTGGCTATCGAGATAGATGTCATGGGCAGCATAGACAATAAAGTGAACATACCAGGCTTCAGGATGTTCGTCGGGAGCGTACACATGATCAACCGAAGCAAATCGCCAACTGTGAAATGCAGTTGTGATG from Deltaproteobacteria bacterium includes:
- a CDS encoding DUF4412 domain-containing protein yields the protein MKRSTRSFLGRLLIGGLLLQCFSPAPATAGWYFLATTTSEQTPASANRPAQLVTAISQNRLKYATNVWTLIAHLDLQRIILVNHIRKRYWEGSLDEYFATLAQQLQDSQQKAEKMLHVMPLEQSQRLRTFSRADPFDPLLPTLEITVQKAADQVSLIGHTAQKHEVRRNGEPYEEVWVAADIHLGNDLDEHKRKMFVGKLQQTRTTPPGAVLAELTEVVTAGYPLKTVNLVSRVTKEVVKVQQQQFTDEEFAAPAGYTSSPLSETMSLR
- a CDS encoding DNA-3-methyladenine glycosylase I, translated to MQTRCGWVTSDPLYLSYHDTEWGVPEDDDRKLFELLILEGAQAGLSWITVLKKREHYRRAFAKFDAKKISTFTDRDIAELLANEGIIRNRLKIAATIQNARAFLALQKEHGRFADYLWQFVGGTPKVNAWKTLKEVPAKTVESDAMSKELTKRGFKFVGSTICYAFMQATGMVNDHIVDCFRYKEVKRQAKESREKGVKS
- a CDS encoding ABC transporter ATP-binding protein; the encoded protein is MVRLLLTLNSSLLVAMLATTRSTLARFRRLTPFVYPFVTRLLFVFALSLVGTVLGLLWPLFTKILIDDVLLAKNLRLLWVLSGVMICVTAIGYVVGAVNRYYYTQVTARILFSLREYVFAHLQSLSLAFHSRVKVGDVLARLNTDIAEVQSVLTDAAFAFVTNILVLIATVGFLLWLDWRLFLVSVLVVPLQFYGVAKVRTPMVEETRKVRELNASIGAFLVEALSAIKFIKLFTAEATQQRRLAALGEQFVPTVTRFEMLSYLGSTVSTATTFLGAALTTLYGGYLVIQGQITVGTLIAFSSYQARAFSPLQALMDLYLRIERAGVSLDRLFEFLDIGKEQVEGVGRGIQPASCHGEIEFRNVAFFHDPRTPLLQDVSFSVATGEQVTILGPSGAGKTTIVDLLVRLYEPAKGTITLDGVNLSELDQTWLRNRIVAVSHDPFLFHTSIRENLRYAKSSATDAELIAAARRVGLDTFVAALPQGYDTVVGERGTRLSAGQKQRIALARALLKEPHILVLDEALSGLDTASESEIREALQAVMKGKTTLTVTHRLSSVRDDDRVLVLDRGYVAWDGRYGDLRTSTSTARFRLDTWESEAQNVRGNMS